One genomic segment of Nocardia spumae includes these proteins:
- a CDS encoding glutathione S-transferase family protein yields the protein MTTSPTQNAGPNSATYVEPGEFERDTNYITTRITADGRDGYPVEPQRYRLVAARACPWANRTLIVRRLLGLEPVISLGLCGPTHDQRSWTFDLDPGEMDPVLGIHFLRDAYLARDPEYPRGITVPAMVDIPTGQIVTNDYAQMTLDFSTEWTAFHRPGAPQLYPEPLRAEIDRVNRRVYTEVNNGVYRCGFAGSQEGYDAAYDRLFTALDWLSERLGRQRYLVGDTITEADVRLFTTLVRFDPVYHGHFKCNRDKLSEQPVLWAYARDLFQTPGFGDTVDFTQIKQHYYIVHSDINPTGVVPKGPELSGWLTPHGREALGGRPFGDGTPPPPPLPPERVPAADWA from the coding sequence GTGACCACCTCGCCGACCCAGAATGCCGGGCCGAACTCCGCGACCTATGTCGAGCCGGGCGAGTTCGAACGCGATACCAACTACATCACCACGCGGATCACCGCCGACGGCCGCGACGGATACCCCGTCGAACCCCAGCGCTATCGACTGGTCGCGGCCCGCGCCTGCCCGTGGGCCAACCGCACGTTGATCGTGCGCCGGTTACTCGGTTTGGAACCGGTGATCTCGCTGGGCCTGTGCGGACCCACCCACGACCAGCGCAGCTGGACCTTCGACCTCGACCCGGGCGAGATGGACCCGGTGCTGGGCATCCACTTCCTGCGCGACGCCTACCTGGCGCGCGATCCGGAATACCCCCGGGGCATCACGGTTCCGGCGATGGTCGACATTCCTACCGGACAGATCGTCACCAACGACTACGCGCAGATGACCCTGGACTTTTCCACGGAGTGGACGGCGTTCCATCGCCCCGGCGCGCCGCAGCTGTATCCCGAACCGCTGCGCGCGGAGATCGACCGGGTGAATCGCCGGGTCTACACCGAGGTGAACAACGGGGTGTACCGGTGCGGCTTCGCCGGTAGTCAGGAGGGCTACGACGCCGCCTACGATCGGCTGTTCACCGCGCTGGACTGGCTCTCCGAGCGCCTCGGCCGACAGCGCTACCTGGTCGGCGACACCATCACCGAGGCCGATGTGCGGCTGTTCACGACGCTGGTGCGATTCGACCCGGTCTACCACGGGCATTTCAAGTGCAACCGGGACAAACTCAGCGAACAGCCCGTGCTGTGGGCGTACGCGCGCGATCTCTTCCAGACGCCGGGGTTCGGTGACACCGTCGACTTCACCCAGATCAAGCAGCACTACTACATCGTCCACAGCGATATCAACCCCACCGGAGTGGTGCCCAAGGGGCCGGAGCTGTCCGGCTGGCTGACTCCGCACGGGCGCGAAGCGCTGGGCGGCAGACCCTTCGGCGACGGCACGCCGCCGCCACCGCCCTTGCCGCCGGAACGAGTCCCGGCGGCAGACTGGGCGTAG
- a CDS encoding alpha/beta hydrolase: MPYFQGARGRLHYRCRPSDSADPVAVVVFLPGSGQHSGHYHRFGRALGRWGIETRCLDTAGQGLSEGDPEAPGTLTELAADAAALAALTRAERPGVPFFLAGHSLGAASCLVAAGLPELSGCAGSVLTGTPKRALDPSVVPPPELPVLALHGVDDRRAPIDAVRDWAARHRSVGLHEYADAGHDLLHEPVHAAVTADIAEWIRAVADRRHGATEVG; this comes from the coding sequence ATGCCGTACTTCCAGGGCGCGCGCGGCCGGCTGCACTACCGGTGCCGGCCGTCGGATTCCGCCGACCCGGTGGCCGTGGTCGTGTTCCTCCCGGGATCCGGCCAGCACAGTGGGCACTATCACCGTTTCGGCCGGGCTCTCGGCCGATGGGGGATCGAGACCCGCTGCCTGGACACCGCGGGCCAGGGGCTCAGTGAAGGCGATCCGGAGGCGCCCGGCACCCTCACCGAACTGGCGGCAGATGCCGCCGCCCTCGCCGCCCTGACGCGAGCCGAGCGTCCGGGCGTGCCGTTCTTCCTCGCGGGTCATTCACTCGGCGCGGCGAGCTGCCTGGTGGCGGCCGGACTTCCGGAACTGTCCGGGTGCGCGGGATCGGTTCTGACCGGAACCCCGAAACGTGCGCTCGACCCATCCGTTGTACCGCCGCCCGAACTGCCCGTTCTGGCGCTGCACGGTGTCGACGACCGCCGGGCGCCGATCGACGCGGTACGCGATTGGGCGGCGCGGCATCGGTCGGTGGGGTTGCACGAGTACGCCGACGCCGGGCACGATTTGCTGCACGAGCCGGTGCACGCGGCAGTGACCGCCGATATCGCGGAGTGGATTCGCGCGGTCGCGGATCGTCGGCACGGCGCCACGGAAGTGGGCTGA
- a CDS encoding AAA domain-containing protein — MCSTDDLVRAARCEFALLRAFDTELGLVLSPDSADAPGIRLGSQDVAREAFEDLRATFGEAVEIAAPAAHTPAELTAAHDRTVAALRDGVRALAGATFFADGFAAGCAVIARTDPDAPLILYGHHDRAEVAALMELAACAQMLRANGFTVDPLVRLRDESGAERIHELAYAEPVHTARRIRLSAILSAKQDELLPVQWGDRRYLACGHCARCTAELVAGRDLLLVAGMRPTVRAQLRDAGITTVDRLASADSSVTGVAVQTLSALRRQAELQLRRERTGRSAYAVTDAAAFGELARPDTGDVFVSVSGSTVGVGVTARGADGGEGVFLFHAFSTHDPVALLEFLADRQQHHPELRIYHYCSPIRTLLADLCARCGADEETADELLGALLDLYPIVRSALLIGARSYALPEVLDLLDPDAATVGTDLESACAATLRLRERLHELAACHDVRPCPVPRRTLAEQPAAVEAALREFAYDYDETRSTAQQAAAMMAAVLGYHRRERQPLHWAHEDRLHRPIGEWADTPGVLVADWASVDTKWQHADNRPMRRYLKLTGRLGTGRPPPPGTAVRTLYDSPVPDLPATPGRRATAAATVLGCALDDNFDDVVRVEEVLPPGCAPFDELPVAIVPDPPGRDENLELTLTSVAHELLVSLPQVPHTATFDLLCRRRPRLRATTSLPQVFGDYAAAVTAAVLDLDCSYLAVQGPSGTGKTDTTARVIERLVTRYKWRVGVVAQSHSAAESLLDAVVRVGVLPELVAKSDVHTVAPEWLGIAADRYPRFLDNAVNGCVIGGLPGDFIDPDQVAPSSLDLLVIADAGYFPLAQAIAVGAAARNLLLLGDPAPLPAEGLHPEPVEESALGRIVGEAPTLPADFGYFLERTWRMHPRLCGPVSRLRYGNRLRSNETVTLARELEGVPPGVRAVPVEHHGNSTESAEEAREIVRQVRALLGRDWRQGVLTRPLHPHDILVVTPYHAQVARIRTLLSRARIEDVVVGTADRFRGREAAVVLISMTTSAPADAPHGMDELLSRHWLTTAVSRAMWSAIVVASPLLTDYLPETPGQLPDLAAYLELLGD, encoded by the coding sequence GTGTGCAGCACCGATGACCTGGTGAGGGCAGCGCGCTGCGAATTCGCGCTGTTGCGCGCGTTCGATACCGAACTGGGCCTTGTTCTTTCGCCGGATTCCGCCGATGCGCCGGGCATCCGGCTCGGGTCCCAGGACGTCGCGCGGGAAGCGTTCGAGGATCTGCGCGCCACCTTCGGCGAAGCGGTCGAGATCGCCGCACCGGCGGCGCACACTCCCGCCGAACTGACGGCCGCGCACGACCGGACCGTGGCCGCACTGCGCGACGGTGTCCGCGCGCTGGCCGGCGCCACCTTCTTCGCCGACGGCTTCGCCGCCGGATGCGCCGTCATCGCCCGCACCGACCCGGACGCGCCCCTCATCCTGTACGGCCACCACGACCGCGCCGAGGTGGCGGCCCTCATGGAGCTGGCAGCGTGTGCGCAGATGTTGCGGGCCAACGGGTTCACGGTCGATCCGCTGGTGCGTCTGCGTGACGAATCGGGTGCCGAGCGGATCCACGAACTGGCCTACGCCGAGCCGGTCCACACGGCCCGGCGGATCCGGCTGTCCGCGATCCTCTCCGCCAAACAGGACGAACTGCTGCCCGTGCAGTGGGGAGATCGCCGCTATCTGGCCTGCGGACACTGTGCGCGCTGCACCGCCGAACTGGTCGCCGGGCGGGATCTGCTGCTGGTGGCCGGAATGCGTCCCACGGTCCGGGCTCAGCTGCGGGACGCGGGAATCACCACCGTCGACCGGCTCGCCTCGGCCGACTCCTCGGTGACCGGTGTGGCAGTGCAGACCCTGTCGGCGCTGCGACGGCAGGCCGAACTGCAGCTGCGCCGGGAGCGGACCGGGCGATCGGCCTACGCGGTCACCGACGCGGCGGCCTTCGGTGAGCTGGCCCGCCCCGACACCGGCGACGTCTTCGTGTCGGTCTCCGGGTCGACGGTCGGGGTCGGGGTCACCGCGCGCGGCGCCGACGGGGGCGAGGGCGTCTTCCTCTTCCACGCGTTCAGCACGCACGATCCGGTCGCACTGCTGGAATTCCTCGCCGACCGGCAGCAGCACCACCCCGAACTACGGATCTACCACTACTGCTCACCGATCCGCACGTTGCTGGCCGATCTGTGCGCCCGCTGCGGCGCGGATGAGGAAACCGCCGACGAACTGCTCGGCGCGCTCCTGGATCTGTACCCGATCGTGCGTTCGGCGCTGCTGATCGGCGCCCGGTCCTACGCCCTGCCCGAGGTGCTCGACCTGCTCGATCCCGACGCGGCGACGGTCGGCACTGATCTCGAATCCGCCTGTGCGGCAACACTGCGCCTACGCGAACGACTCCACGAACTCGCGGCCTGCCACGATGTGCGCCCGTGTCCGGTCCCCCGCCGGACCCTCGCCGAACAGCCCGCCGCGGTCGAGGCCGCGCTGCGCGAGTTCGCCTACGACTACGACGAGACCCGAAGCACCGCACAGCAAGCCGCCGCGATGATGGCCGCGGTGCTCGGCTATCACCGCCGGGAACGCCAGCCGCTGCACTGGGCGCACGAGGATCGCCTGCATCGTCCGATCGGCGAATGGGCCGACACCCCGGGCGTTCTCGTCGCCGACTGGGCCAGCGTGGACACCAAATGGCAGCATGCGGACAACCGGCCGATGCGGCGTTATCTCAAGCTGACCGGCCGCTTGGGCACCGGCCGTCCGCCGCCGCCGGGCACCGCGGTGCGCACCCTCTACGACAGCCCCGTCCCCGATCTGCCCGCTACGCCGGGCCGTCGCGCGACCGCGGCCGCCACCGTGCTCGGCTGCGCCCTGGACGACAATTTCGACGATGTGGTCCGGGTGGAGGAGGTACTGCCGCCGGGTTGCGCGCCCTTCGACGAGTTGCCGGTCGCCATCGTCCCCGATCCCCCGGGCCGGGACGAGAATCTGGAACTGACACTGACCTCGGTCGCCCACGAGCTGCTGGTCAGCCTGCCACAGGTGCCGCATACGGCCACCTTCGATCTGCTGTGCCGGCGGCGGCCGCGGCTGCGCGCCACCACGTCGCTGCCGCAGGTCTTCGGCGATTACGCGGCGGCCGTCACTGCGGCGGTACTCGATCTGGACTGCTCCTATCTCGCGGTCCAGGGGCCCTCGGGTACCGGCAAGACCGATACCACCGCACGCGTGATCGAACGACTCGTCACCCGATACAAATGGCGGGTCGGCGTTGTGGCGCAATCGCATTCGGCCGCCGAATCCCTGCTGGACGCCGTGGTCCGGGTGGGCGTGCTGCCGGAGCTGGTCGCCAAATCGGATGTGCACACGGTGGCGCCCGAATGGCTGGGTATCGCGGCCGATCGGTACCCCCGATTCCTCGACAATGCCGTCAACGGATGTGTGATCGGTGGTCTGCCGGGCGATTTCATCGACCCCGACCAGGTCGCGCCGTCGAGTCTGGATCTGCTGGTGATCGCCGACGCCGGATATTTCCCGCTGGCCCAGGCGATCGCGGTGGGCGCGGCCGCGCGCAATCTGCTGCTGCTCGGCGATCCGGCGCCGCTGCCCGCGGAGGGGCTGCATCCGGAGCCGGTGGAAGAGTCGGCGCTCGGGCGCATCGTGGGTGAGGCTCCCACGCTGCCCGCCGATTTCGGATACTTCCTGGAACGCACGTGGCGGATGCATCCGCGGTTGTGCGGGCCGGTGTCGCGGCTGCGCTACGGCAATCGGCTGCGATCCAACGAAACCGTCACGCTCGCACGCGAACTCGAGGGAGTGCCGCCCGGCGTCCGGGCCGTTCCGGTCGAACATCACGGCAACAGCACCGAATCCGCCGAGGAGGCCCGCGAGATCGTGCGGCAGGTCCGCGCGCTGCTGGGCCGCGACTGGCGCCAGGGCGTCCTCACCCGGCCGCTGCATCCGCACGACATCCTGGTCGTGACGCCCTACCACGCGCAGGTAGCACGGATCCGAACCCTGTTGTCGCGGGCCCGGATCGAGGATGTGGTCGTCGGCACCGCCGATCGGTTCCGGGGCCGGGAGGCCGCGGTCGTCCTGATCTCGATGACCACCTCGGCGCCGGCGGACGCACCGCACGGCATGGACGAACTGCTGTCACGGCACTGGCTCACGACCGCGGTGTCGCGGGCGATGTGGTCGGCGATCGTCGTCGCCTCACCGCTGCTCACCGACTACCTGCCCGAAACTCCCGGACAGCTGCCCGATCTGGCGGCGTATCTGGAACTACTCGGCGACTGA
- a CDS encoding amino acid deaminase/aldolase gives MTDASPIADLHAATADLDPPLAALDLTAVRANAADLVRRARGVPIRVASKSVRCRAVLEEVLGSGLTAQGGFAGIMSYSLREALWLAGLGARDILLGYPSVDRGALNELAADATLLDSITLMVDDVAQLDLIRSAVGATVSPRVCLDVDASLRIGPLHLGVRRSPIRTPEQAEQLARVARDRGFRVVGVMTYEAQIAGLPDTNPAVRVVKRLSAKEIGARREQVLDAVRSVAGALEIVNSGGSGSIEVSVSAPEVTEVTAGSGLYVPTLFDGYRAFTPRPALYFALPVLRHPAAGIATVFAGGYIASGPAGASRVPKPVWPKGLRLIGTEGAGEVQTPFTGATRLAIGDRVWMRHAKAGELCERFDRLHVVDADGRRTAVPTYRGEGRNFG, from the coding sequence GTGACAGATGCGTCGCCGATCGCCGACCTGCATGCCGCCACCGCGGACCTGGATCCGCCGCTGGCCGCACTGGACCTGACCGCCGTGCGCGCCAATGCCGCCGATCTGGTCCGTCGCGCTCGTGGAGTGCCCATCCGGGTGGCGAGTAAATCGGTGCGCTGCCGCGCCGTTCTCGAGGAGGTGCTCGGGTCGGGGCTCACGGCTCAGGGCGGATTCGCCGGCATCATGTCTTATTCGTTGCGTGAGGCCCTGTGGCTGGCCGGACTCGGTGCGCGCGACATCCTGCTCGGCTATCCCAGCGTCGATCGCGGCGCGCTGAACGAACTCGCGGCCGATGCCACACTGCTCGATTCGATCACCCTCATGGTCGACGATGTCGCGCAACTCGACCTGATCCGATCCGCGGTCGGCGCCACGGTGAGCCCGCGGGTCTGCCTGGATGTGGACGCCTCGCTGCGAATCGGCCCGCTGCACCTGGGGGTGCGGCGGTCGCCGATCCGCACGCCGGAGCAGGCCGAGCAACTCGCCCGCGTCGCCCGCGACCGCGGCTTCCGGGTGGTCGGCGTGATGACCTACGAGGCTCAGATCGCGGGCCTGCCCGACACCAATCCCGCGGTGCGCGTGGTCAAGCGGCTGTCGGCGAAGGAGATCGGCGCCCGCCGCGAACAGGTGCTCGACGCGGTGCGTTCGGTGGCCGGCGCCCTCGAGATCGTCAACAGCGGTGGCAGCGGTTCGATCGAGGTCAGCGTGTCCGCACCGGAGGTCACCGAGGTGACCGCGGGCTCGGGCCTGTACGTGCCGACGCTGTTCGACGGATACCGCGCCTTCACGCCGCGCCCGGCGCTGTACTTCGCGCTGCCGGTGCTGCGCCACCCGGCCGCCGGCATCGCCACGGTCTTCGCCGGGGGATACATCGCGTCCGGACCGGCGGGTGCGTCCCGTGTTCCGAAACCGGTGTGGCCCAAGGGCTTGCGGCTGATCGGCACCGAGGGCGCGGGCGAGGTGCAGACACCGTTCACCGGCGCCACGCGACTGGCGATCGGAGATCGGGTCTGGATGCGGCACGCGAAGGCCGGTGAGCTCTGCGAGCGTTTCGATCGGCTCCACGTCGTGGACGCCGACGGACGGCGCACCGCGGTGCCCACCTACCGGGGCGAGGGCCGCAACTTCGGCTGA
- a CDS encoding WXG100 family type VII secretion target, whose protein sequence is MHRVSGNGTPPAEGHTDPNYATTVEVFDNLTHVDIQRGVQALDPEVLTAGRQAWQQSAAGLAEAVQSAHTEIRGAIADGWRGGAAQLAADAVTAFERLGQNLSDVMAVVGRRLGQANDAAETLRASVSQQMADVPNLEAALLDPKQATANSALQKSAENLRLDAVRVMDSVYAGVFLPTGDNVPAFPEGGMYPNPAVAPPGPDETTAPGGGSADLVGTPTPRVAAEAGELPGGPQAPAADPDRPGDDRPGEQPVERPAAVAPAAATVPSGVEPATRVTAPAVPGTVQPAVAPVSGPGPAMVVDPVAPQRKPPAKSMPVPAAPAGVPSVATVTTATSGATTPANAQNSDPAKRDERDDRNSGTDAVSGMGAGIVGGLAGGAFAAGDAVRQGTSGPAPVRPPRLDDDEDDDEDYFAEFDEPTFLEPAEPGGELVGQLGPTTPPVLGEWSEDD, encoded by the coding sequence ATGCATAGGGTCAGCGGTAACGGCACCCCGCCTGCCGAGGGGCATACCGACCCGAACTACGCCACCACGGTCGAGGTGTTCGACAACCTCACCCACGTCGATATCCAGCGCGGGGTGCAGGCCCTCGACCCGGAGGTACTCACCGCCGGCCGGCAGGCATGGCAGCAGTCGGCGGCCGGGCTCGCCGAAGCGGTGCAGTCGGCGCATACCGAGATCCGCGGCGCCATCGCCGACGGCTGGCGCGGTGGCGCGGCACAGCTGGCGGCGGATGCGGTGACGGCCTTCGAGCGGCTGGGCCAGAATCTGTCCGATGTGATGGCGGTTGTCGGGCGGCGGCTCGGACAGGCCAACGACGCGGCCGAGACATTGCGCGCCTCCGTCTCGCAGCAGATGGCCGATGTGCCGAATCTGGAGGCGGCCCTGCTGGATCCGAAACAGGCCACCGCCAACAGCGCGCTGCAGAAGAGCGCCGAGAACCTGCGCCTGGACGCGGTGCGGGTGATGGATTCCGTCTACGCGGGTGTCTTCCTGCCCACGGGCGACAATGTGCCGGCCTTCCCCGAGGGCGGGATGTATCCGAATCCCGCTGTCGCCCCGCCCGGTCCGGACGAGACGACGGCACCCGGCGGCGGCAGCGCGGATCTGGTCGGTACGCCGACGCCGCGGGTGGCGGCGGAAGCGGGGGAGCTGCCCGGCGGGCCGCAGGCGCCGGCGGCCGATCCCGATCGACCGGGCGACGATCGGCCCGGCGAGCAGCCCGTCGAGCGCCCGGCCGCGGTCGCCCCGGCCGCCGCGACCGTCCCCTCCGGTGTCGAACCCGCGACGCGTGTCACCGCCCCCGCGGTACCGGGAACCGTCCAGCCGGCGGTCGCACCGGTGTCGGGGCCCGGCCCCGCGATGGTCGTCGATCCGGTTGCGCCACAGCGAAAACCGCCGGCGAAGTCGATGCCTGTCCCGGCGGCCCCGGCCGGGGTGCCGAGTGTGGCCACCGTGACCACCGCGACGAGCGGCGCCACCACACCGGCGAATGCCCAGAATTCCGATCCGGCCAAGCGGGACGAGCGCGACGACCGCAACTCCGGCACCGACGCCGTATCCGGTATGGGCGCCGGAATCGTCGGCGGTCTGGCGGGTGGCGCGTTCGCGGCGGGTGACGCCGTCCGGCAGGGAACCTCCGGCCCCGCGCCGGTGAGGCCGCCGCGCCTCGACGACGATGAGGACGACGACGAGGACTACTTCGCCGAATTCGACGAGCCGACCTTTCTCGAACCGGCTGAACCCGGCGGCGAGCTGGTCGGGCAACTCGGTCCGACCACGCCACCCGTACTCGGCGAATGGTCCGAGGATGACTGA
- a CDS encoding TetR family transcriptional regulator has protein sequence MSASGEMIEVRPRPTVQEAIETASAAIDCTGTRALRVLLHAGVSALWPAIKAAPERQVRTLEATIAALRQRWEGRVDCVADPSVSEMFRDLDDEVTAYLQLCAERSGTQWIEPVEAIAAYVVAVTHGTVLRWLADCDDETTLVVFDDLVSTLTTKAVEL, from the coding sequence TTGAGCGCTAGTGGAGAGATGATCGAGGTCCGGCCCCGGCCGACCGTGCAGGAGGCCATCGAGACGGCCAGTGCCGCGATCGATTGCACCGGCACGCGCGCGTTGCGAGTACTCCTGCATGCCGGGGTGAGTGCGCTGTGGCCTGCCATCAAGGCGGCGCCGGAGCGTCAGGTCCGGACCCTCGAGGCGACGATCGCCGCATTACGTCAGCGCTGGGAGGGGCGGGTCGATTGTGTCGCCGATCCGTCGGTCTCGGAGATGTTCCGCGATCTGGACGACGAGGTCACGGCCTATCTGCAGCTGTGCGCCGAGCGGTCGGGTACCCAGTGGATCGAGCCGGTGGAGGCGATCGCGGCCTATGTCGTCGCGGTCACGCACGGCACCGTCCTGCGGTGGCTGGCCGACTGTGACGACGAGACGACCCTGGTGGTCTTCGACGATCTGGTCTCGACCTTGACCACCAAGGCCGTCGAGCTCTGA
- a CDS encoding enoyl-CoA hydratase/isomerase family protein, with amino-acid sequence MSDSKPTRLERTETEGGAQLAIVTIDHPPLNLFDSALLDSLAGDLAALAATPPRALLLRAEGKVVSGGVDVHEFEGLTVEQGAALWQRLFDRIIHPIEELPCPVVFAAHGLTLTAAFEISLACDLLLASPKAKFGLVETVVGLTPSMGGPQRLAERAGSGRARELVMTGDVYDAATLAEWGVVNAIHEDVDAAARALAARLADGPTRAHAATKQIIAAWRSGGVAHADSVTPKVSGELFDTEDLRGAVRSFLDVGPGKASYSGR; translated from the coding sequence ATGAGCGATTCGAAACCCACCCGGTTGGAGCGCACCGAGACCGAGGGCGGCGCGCAGCTGGCGATCGTCACCATCGACCATCCGCCGCTGAATCTGTTCGATTCGGCGCTGCTGGACTCGCTCGCCGGCGATCTCGCCGCGCTGGCCGCGACTCCGCCTCGGGCCTTGTTGCTGCGGGCCGAGGGCAAGGTCGTCTCCGGTGGCGTCGACGTGCACGAATTCGAGGGGCTGACCGTCGAGCAGGGCGCCGCGCTGTGGCAGCGGCTGTTCGATCGGATCATCCATCCCATCGAGGAGCTGCCGTGCCCGGTGGTGTTCGCCGCGCACGGGCTCACCCTCACCGCCGCCTTCGAGATCTCGCTGGCCTGCGATCTGCTGCTGGCCTCCCCGAAGGCCAAGTTCGGCCTGGTGGAGACGGTGGTCGGGTTGACGCCGTCGATGGGTGGCCCGCAGCGGCTGGCCGAGCGCGCCGGTTCGGGCCGGGCTCGTGAGCTGGTCATGACCGGTGATGTGTACGACGCGGCCACCCTGGCCGAATGGGGAGTGGTCAACGCGATCCACGAGGATGTGGACGCGGCGGCCCGGGCACTGGCCGCCCGCCTCGCCGATGGTCCGACTCGCGCGCACGCCGCGACCAAGCAGATCATCGCCGCATGGCGATCCGGCGGGGTCGCGCACGCGGATTCGGTGACCCCGAAGGTGTCCGGGGAACTGTTCGATACCGAGGATTTGCGGGGTGCGGTGCGCAGCTTCCTCGACGTGGGGCCCGGCAAGGCGAGCTACTCCGGGCGGTGA
- a CDS encoding class I adenylate-forming enzyme family protein, producing the protein MAQLLIEYPQSRNPWCGNPLARGADGVLRYGNLNPALTELLDVQVHAFAAREAVVEIGGPRLTYRQLWHAASRIAGGLQEHGIGYGDRVAVRMPVGARWVQAFLGALLSGAVPVLVHDGLPESVADQVLADSCADFVLDGGGPEAGYADLPDGAAFIDDGASLGELALLCYTSGGAAQSVSAEDGSGPRGVELTNENLLSAVRSVVGAFDLPTDGLRNLVLLPLAHASGCVDQLLPTFAVGGTVVLAPDSGAIAEAIVAERIDMVSATPRIFAGLLPELAGLRAEGVRQVCSAGHRAELAATEAGTADLVTAALREVFPLARQWSVWGATETSGIGLALVDGTATPAGDLLGFPFGGTELALWGPRAKGGSGELLCRGPNVAPRYWNDPQTTESRFTGTWFHTGNQVSIDTDGLVHRTE; encoded by the coding sequence ATGGCGCAGCTTCTGATCGAATATCCGCAGTCGCGAAATCCGTGGTGCGGCAACCCTCTTGCTCGCGGGGCCGACGGCGTCCTGCGTTACGGCAACCTGAACCCGGCATTGACCGAACTACTCGATGTTCAGGTGCACGCCTTCGCGGCGCGTGAGGCGGTTGTCGAAATCGGCGGTCCACGGCTGACCTACCGGCAGCTGTGGCACGCCGCCTCCCGCATCGCGGGCGGGCTGCAGGAGCACGGAATCGGCTACGGCGATCGGGTTGCGGTGCGGATGCCGGTGGGCGCCCGCTGGGTGCAGGCCTTCCTCGGCGCGCTGCTGTCGGGTGCGGTGCCGGTGCTGGTGCACGACGGCCTGCCCGAGTCGGTCGCCGATCAGGTCCTCGCCGACAGCTGCGCGGATTTCGTCCTGGACGGCGGTGGCCCGGAGGCGGGGTACGCCGATCTGCCCGATGGGGCCGCCTTCATCGACGACGGCGCCTCCCTCGGCGAGCTCGCGTTGCTGTGCTACACCAGTGGTGGTGCGGCCCAGAGCGTTTCGGCCGAGGACGGCAGCGGTCCGCGCGGGGTCGAGTTGACCAACGAGAATCTGCTGTCGGCCGTGCGGTCGGTGGTCGGCGCCTTCGATCTGCCGACCGACGGGTTGCGCAATCTGGTCTTGCTGCCGCTGGCGCACGCCAGCGGTTGTGTCGACCAGCTGTTGCCGACCTTCGCGGTCGGCGGCACCGTCGTCCTGGCCCCGGATTCGGGCGCGATCGCGGAGGCGATCGTGGCCGAACGCATCGATATGGTCTCCGCGACGCCGCGGATCTTCGCCGGACTCCTTCCGGAACTGGCGGGTCTGCGTGCCGAGGGAGTGCGTCAGGTCTGCAGTGCCGGGCACCGCGCCGAACTTGCCGCCACCGAAGCGGGCACCGCCGATCTGGTGACCGCGGCGCTGCGCGAGGTCTTCCCGCTGGCCCGGCAGTGGTCGGTGTGGGGCGCCACCGAAACCAGCGGTATCGGGCTGGCATTGGTGGACGGCACCGCGACGCCCGCCGGTGATCTGCTCGGATTCCCGTTCGGCGGTACGGAATTGGCGCTGTGGGGTCCGAGGGCGAAGGGGGGCAGTGGGGAATTGCTGTGTCGCGGACCGAATGTCGCCCCGCGCTACTGGAACGACCCGCAGACCACCGAATCCCGTTTCACCGGCACCTGGTTCCACACCGGTAACCAGGTGAGCATCGATACCGACGGCCTGGTGCATCGCACCGAATAG
- a CDS encoding tyrosine-protein phosphatase gives MTTARPDHLHIPGTFNYRDVGGLRTARGTTIRSGVLLRSAQLCRLDTTGHDTLRRLGVATVHDLRGPAEADRMGVDILPEGVRLELTPFDSAIGAAPPHEEAAEESRHLDLVDVYTAFPSMPEAGVALTAMARSLIRGDGAVLVHCAAGKDRTGWAIATLLRAVGVTEEEILTDYLLSNAAIDALAADVARNSGGTTTLPAALLGVSVEYLAAGTESMHRLYGDLDGYLTAIGFSPELRTALHDRMVE, from the coding sequence GTGACCACGGCGCGCCCCGATCATCTTCACATTCCCGGCACCTTCAACTACCGCGACGTCGGCGGACTGCGCACCGCGCGCGGGACCACGATCCGGTCCGGCGTCCTGCTCCGATCGGCGCAGCTGTGCCGGCTGGACACCACCGGCCACGACACCCTGCGTCGGCTGGGCGTCGCCACCGTGCACGATCTGCGCGGGCCGGCCGAAGCGGACCGTATGGGTGTCGACATCCTCCCGGAGGGGGTGCGGCTCGAGCTGACCCCGTTCGATTCGGCGATCGGCGCCGCGCCACCGCACGAAGAGGCGGCCGAGGAGAGCCGGCACCTCGATCTGGTCGATGTCTACACCGCCTTCCCCTCGATGCCCGAGGCCGGAGTCGCGCTGACCGCGATGGCCCGTTCGCTGATTCGCGGTGACGGCGCGGTGCTGGTGCACTGCGCGGCCGGTAAGGACCGCACCGGCTGGGCCATCGCCACGCTGCTGCGCGCGGTCGGCGTCACCGAGGAGGAGATCCTCACCGACTACCTGCTCAGCAACGCCGCCATCGACGCGCTGGCCGCGGATGTGGCCCGCAACTCCGGCGGCACCACGACGCTGCCGGCCGCACTGCTCGGGGTGAGCGTGGAGTACCTCGCGGCCGGTACCGAGTCCATGCACCGGCTGTACGGGGATCTCGACGGGTACCTGACAGCCATCGGATTCAGCCCCGAACTGCGGACCGCACTGCACGACCGCATGGTGGAGTGA